The Desulfococcus multivorans DNA window CTTCCTCAGGAGGTTGCCATGAATACCGAAAAGAACAAAGACGAGACCCCCAAACAGCAAACGGCAGAAGGACCCGGCAGCGTCAATGTCGCAGCTCAAAACATCCTGGAAAGAAGCGGCGAGGTTTACGTGCAAGCGGAGCAGGCGGTAGGTGATGCGTATGATAAAACGACCGAGAAGGTAAGCGAAACCTATGAGAAGGCCAAAAGTTTTGGTAAGGAAAATCCGGGCAAGTCAATTCTCATCGCATTCGGGATAGGCATAGGGGTGGGGTTTCTCCTGGGTGCAAGCACTCGTCGCTCGGGTGTCACCGGCCGGCTTGCCCGACCCGTGGTCAACGCACTCTCCGACATCGCTCTGGACTTTTGGCGTTAACACGGTCTCTTACCGGAAAAAGCATTCAAGAAACTGGAAAAAAACGCCAGGTTTGAAAGAGATGGGGGCAACAATACACAACAATTTGATATCACAGCGTAAGGATGCAATCTATGCGCACGATTACGACGAAAGACGGTACGCAGATCTACTACAAGGACTGGGGCGCGGGACAGTCCGTGGTGTTCAGCCACGGGTGGCCTCTCTGTGCGGACAGCTGGGAGGCTCAGATGATGTTTCTGGCCTCCAACGGCTATCGATGCATTGCCCATGACCGTCGCGGACACGGCCGGTCGAGCCAGCCCTGGAACGGCAACGAAATGGACGCCTACGCCGACGACCAGATCGTCCCGATCGGCGCCTCGGCCCTGGCCTCAGCGAAGCTCGTCAGGAACGCGACCCTGAAGATCTACGCAGGTGCGCCCCACGGTCTTGCGTACACGCACAAAGACCCGCTTAACGCCGATCTGCTTGCATTTCTTAAACCGTGATGCCGTTTTGCCGGTGCGGAGAATAAACCCTATGCCAAATGAGCCGACAAGCGCCGTCCGGGCGGCACCCGGGCCAACCCGATTCTCACTGGCGGCGAACTACGATCCGGAACTGGTTCCTGCGCTTGCTGCGTACCCGGTCGATGAAGTTTACGGCAAGTTCCCTTATGACGGTGTCAGCAGTGGCCGTCCCCGATACATGGCGACACCGCTCACGGAAGCAGATCTGAGGCGTTACATTCGCCTGCTGGACCATCATGGCATTGCCTTCAATTACCTTTTAAACGGCGCCTGTTTCGGCAACCGCGAATGGACACGCCCCTGGCAGAAACGGGTGACCGCCCTGCTGACCAGACTGGGCGGCCTGGGCGTGCGCCGAGTCACCGTATCCACCCCGTTTCTTCTGGAACTGGTCAAACGCCGTTTCCCCGAGTTCAAGGTAAGGGTCGGGATTTACGCCCAGGTGGACACGCCCCGGCGCGCCCGCTTCTGGGAGGATCTCGGGGCGGATGCCATCGTTCTGGAGAGCTTCTCGATCAACCGGAACTTCTCCCGCCTTGCGGCTATCCGCCAGGCCGTCCGATGCGATCTGGAACTGATCGCAAATCACGTCTGCCTGATGAATTGTCCGATGCAAACCTATCATCAGAACGGTTTTGCACATGCATCTGACGAGACAGACACACTCTTCATCGATTACTGCTTTATGCGCTGTTCCCGGCAGCGGCTGACGGATCCGTCGCAATTCATCAAGTCGGCCTGGATTCGGCCGGAGGACCTTGCCGTGTATGAAGCGATGGGATACACGTCCTTCAAGCTTCTGGAACGGGGGATTCCGTCTGTGGAACTGCTGCGGCGCGTCAAAGCATACAGCGAGCGTCGGTTCAATGGCAATCTGGCCGAACTGCTGCTGTCGTATGGGTTTAAAAATCCGGTTCACAAGGAATCGCACTGGACCCTGCGCCATTTCTGCAAGCCTCGGCAGGTGAATCCGCTGAGATTGAAACCGCTGCTTGACCTGGCGCGCCTGCAAGGCTGGCTCTCGCCGCTGCCGGAATGTCCGATCCGGGTGGATGCGCAGCAGATTCCGAAGAATTTCCTGGACGGTTTTCGCGGCCGTGACTGCACCGCCATGGATTGTAAGGCTTGCGGCTATTGCGAGCGGATTGCCGGCCAGGCCGTTTCGATCTCGCCCGAGTACCGCACCGAGATGTTGAGAAGGTATGCGATCATGGACGATGCCATGGCAAAGGGAGGGCTCTGGGGTGTTTGACTCACGCGCCACGGCGATGGAGCTTCTGGACCGGCCGGACTGCGATCCGTCGCTGGCCGCCGCCAGCTACCGGTTCATGGAGTTGGTCAATTACAGCTTCGGCGGCATCCGGTTGGTTCGGCGTTTTCTGGCCGCTGAAACTGCTGAGCGCCATGCCTGCGCCCCCCTGCGCATCCTCGATATCGGCTCGGGAAGCTGCGACATCCCGCTGGCGGTGATCCGCTGGGCGCGCTCCTGCGGCATCCCCATACACTTCACCTGCCTGGAATTGGCCGGCCACGCAATTGACATTGCACGCGGACAGCTCGTCCGGGCGGGAAATCCGCCGGTGAAACTGCTTCAGGAGGATGCCTTTACCCATCAACCCGTCGAACCGTATGATTATGCCCTGACCTCCATGTGCTTCCATCATTTCAGTAATGCTCAGATCCTGATGCTGCTGCACAGGCTCCGCGGTTTCGTGCGAAGCAGCATGCTCATCAACGATCTCCGCCGCTCGCGCCTGGCGTCTCTGGCGGCAAGACTGCTGCTGGCCGCCACCGACGCGCCGGAAGGGGTCCGGCATGACGCTCTGCTCTCGATCCGGCGCGGCTTCAAAATCGATGAACTGAGAACCTTGTTGCGGCAACTCGACGACGTCTCGGTTTCCGTGGAGCCGGCCCACTGGTTTCGGATTGCCGCCATCGTCCGATTCAAACAAGGAGAAAAGTCGTGAAAACCATCATCCTCAGAGGGCTGGGCACCGCCACCCCGCCATTTTATGCAACGCAAGAGGATGCGTACGAATACTTCTTCACGCATTTCTCCCTGAAACCGGCCGAACGGGATCTGTATCGCCGCATTCTCCTGGACGGCAAAATCAAAGGCCGTTATCTGGGAATGGATGCGAAGGCGGATGTCCTTGAGACCGATCCCGACCGTTTGTTGGCGCGCTTTCTCAAGTTTGGTCGCAGCACAGCCGTTGCCGCCGCTCGCCGCGCATTGGCGGAGGCCGGCGTGGGACCCGCCGAGATATCCGGATTGGTTTTCAACACCTGCACCGGCTACCTCTGCCCCGGACTCTGCTCATATATCGCTGAAGATCTGGGGCTCAAGACAACGATTCGTTTCCTGGACTTGATGGGGATGGGTTGCGGTGCGGCGATTCCGAATCTCGAAGCCGCTGCCGGCATGCTGATTCGAAGCGGGGAAGGTCCGGTTCTCAGCCTTGCCGTGGAAATCTGTTCAGCCACCATTTTCCCCGGCCATGAGCCGGAACTGGTGGTGAGCAATTCCATTTTCGGTGACGGCGCCGCCGCCGTCGTTCTCGATCTGTCGCGGGAGAACTCTCAGGACGGACTGGCGAAAATGGTGGACTTTGCGGCGGGTCTTTTCCCCCGGTACCGCGAAGATCTGCATTACCGGACGGCAGGCGGCCGCCTGCGGAACCATCTGAGCAGGCGGGTGCCGGTTATCGGCGCGCGCACTGTGACGGAGGTCGCCTCCGGGCTTCTGGACCGGCACGGACTCACCCGGAATGACATTGCCTGGTGGGCGGTTCATCCAGGAGGCACGGCGGTGCTGGCCCAAGTCGCCAAAACACTGGGACTTGCCGACGATGTCCTGCGCTTTTCATACCGCATTTTCAAGAACTACGGCAACATGTCGTCACCCTCCGTTCTGTTTGTCTTGCGGGAGATTCTGGACAGCGGTCGGCCGCAGCCCGGCCAAAAAGGGATGCTGCTGGCATTCGGTGCCGGCTTCTCCGCTTTTGCGGCGCTCATTGAATTTGCGTCCGGTTGACAGCATGAAACCGGAACCACCGGAAATCAAGAAAGGCGAAGGCGATGCCCATCTTTTCAGTTTCGGTCGCTGAGAGGGGATAGCGTTGCGTCTTGAAACCGGCACAGCCCGAAGCGGGTTTGAATTAAGACCGGGTGTCAATGGGAGGCCTTGCCCAAAGACGGGGCCATGGTCAAGGCTCCGCTGGCCAGAGAGGCGGTTGGTCGCAATCCGACCGACAGGGGGAAAAACTTGAATGCAAACTGGAATAAACGCTAATCATGGGAGGCATCACATGATGGAGGATCTGAATGTGGTCATCGCCGGTGCGGCCGGTGAAGGCGTGCAGACCGTCGGAGAAGTGCTTGGGGAAACCATCGCGGGTCATGGCTATGCCGTATTCGCCTGGCAGGAATTCGAATCCAGAATCCGGGGAGGCCAGAACAGTTATTGCATCCGGATCAGCGAAAAACCGGCCAACGCACCGGCCATGAGAGCGGATATCCTTCTGGCGTTGAATGACGACGCGGCCGTGAAATACGGGCCTCTGATTCAACCGGACGGCATTCTCATCGCGGAGAAAAAGATTCGGGACCGGATGATTTCCATTCCATTTTCGGATATCGCCCGGAAGGAACTGGGCAACAAGATATACGTCAACACCCTGGCCATCGGCGCACTTGCGGCAGCGATCGGCATGAATCCCGGCATTCTCCATGCGGTTCTCGCCCGGAAATTCGCTAAAAAAGGGGATCCCGTCGTGGCGGCCAATCGTGTTGCGGCCGAGAAGGGCTATCTCCTCGCCCGTGAAGGCTGTCAGGGCATCTGTCCCTGGCAGCTTCCGGAACGGGACACCCGGTACCTGCTCGTCTCGGGAACAGAAGCCCTCGCCATGGCGGCCGCTCTGGCCGGGTGCCGGTTCATGGCGGCGTATCCCATGTCGCCTGCGACCGATACCATCACCTTTCTGGCCGAAAACGAGAAGGAATTCGAAGTGTTCACCGAGCAGGCGGAAGACGAGATATCGGCCGTCAACATGGCCATCGGCGCCAGTTTCGCCGGAGCCCGGGCCATGACGGCCACCTCCGGGGGCGGCTTCGCGCTGATGGTGGAAGCCGTCAGTCTGGCCGGGATGATCGAAACACCCCTGGTGATTGTCCTGGGCCAGCGACCGGGGCCTGCCACCGGGCTTCCGACCCGCACCGCCCAGGGCGATCTCCTGTTCGCCGTTCATGCCGGACATGGCGAATTTTCCAAAGCGGTGCTGGCGCCCGCCGATGCAAAAGACATCTTCAGGCAAACCGTACGCGCCTTCAATCTGGCCGACCGCTATCAGATACCGGTCATCGTTCTTACCGATCAGTTCCTTCTGGATTCTCTCTTTTCCGTGGCGGACATCCGTCTGGAGCAATATGCTCCCGAATTCCATCTGGCCGACCCGTCCGTCATCGACGATTACCATCGCTATCGGGTGACGCAAACCGGTATATCTCCGCGTCTGTACCCCGGCCAGAGCCTGCATCTGGTGACGGCGGACAGCGATGAACACGATTCCCGGGGCCACATCACCGAAGACCTTGCTGGAACCGTTCCGGAGATGGTGGAAAAACGCCTCGCGAAGCATCGGGCACTGAAAGCCGCCATCCAACCGCCCGAGGAGGTCGATGTCGAGGGCGCAGAGCGGATTCTGGTGGGCTGGGGCTCCTCGCGCCCGGCCCTGTTGGAAGCCCTTGAACGGCTCAACAAAAATGGAATCCGGACGGGCTTGATCCATTTCAGGGAAATATGGCCCCTGCCGGCATACCGGTTTCCCGAAGGCAAGGCTTACTGGACCGTTGAAAACAACGCCACCGGCCAACTTGCGACGTTGCTGCGCTCCGAATACGGAATTACGTTCGCAGGCCAGGTCCATCGCTATGACGGCCTGCCGTTGACCGGACTCTACATTCAGGAGGTGCTGCAATGGTGAAAATCGACGACTACAAGAACGATGTCCCTTCCCAGTGGTGCCCCGGATGCCCGAATTTCGGAATCCTGAACGCCCTCAAGACGGCTTTGGCAGCATTGGGAAAACAGCCCCACGAATGTTGCCTCGTCTCCGGCATCGGACAGGCCGCCAAATTGCCTCACTATCTCAAATGTAATTTTTTTAATGGATTGCACGGAAGAGCCCTTCCGGCGGCCCTGGGCATCCATGTAGCCAATCCACGCCTGACAACCATCGTCGTCACCGGGGAAGGAGACTGTTACGGAGAAGGCGGCAACCATTTCCTCCATGCGCTGCGTCGCAATCCCGATATCACGGTAGTGGTCCATAACAACGGGTTTTATGCCCTTACCAAAGGCCAGGCTTCCCCGACCACGAGGCTCGGAGAGAAACGAAGCCTTCAGATCAGCGGCGTGGAAATCGCGCCCCTGAACATGCCGGCCATCGCCATCGTCCATGACTGTACGCTTGTGGCCCGGGGCTTTGCAGGGGACGGCGATCATTTGAAATCGCTTTTGATGGAAGCCGTCAGTCATCCCGGCTTGTCCGTTGTAGAGGTCATCCAGCCGTGCATCACCTGGGGGACGCATCCGTTGAGCTGGTATCGGGAAAGGGTATACATACTGGGTGACGATTATGACC harbors:
- a CDS encoding alpha/beta fold hydrolase produces the protein MQSMRTITTKDGTQIYYKDWGAGQSVVFSHGWPLCADSWEAQMMFLASNGYRCIAHDRRGHGRSSQPWNGNEMDAYADDQIVPIGASALASAKLVRNATLKIYAGAPHGLAYTHKDPLNADLLAFLKP
- a CDS encoding U32 family peptidase; protein product: MPNEPTSAVRAAPGPTRFSLAANYDPELVPALAAYPVDEVYGKFPYDGVSSGRPRYMATPLTEADLRRYIRLLDHHGIAFNYLLNGACFGNREWTRPWQKRVTALLTRLGGLGVRRVTVSTPFLLELVKRRFPEFKVRVGIYAQVDTPRRARFWEDLGADAIVLESFSINRNFSRLAAIRQAVRCDLELIANHVCLMNCPMQTYHQNGFAHASDETDTLFIDYCFMRCSRQRLTDPSQFIKSAWIRPEDLAVYEAMGYTSFKLLERGIPSVELLRRVKAYSERRFNGNLAELLLSYGFKNPVHKESHWTLRHFCKPRQVNPLRLKPLLDLARLQGWLSPLPECPIRVDAQQIPKNFLDGFRGRDCTAMDCKACGYCERIAGQAVSISPEYRTEMLRRYAIMDDAMAKGGLWGV
- a CDS encoding methyltransferase domain-containing protein codes for the protein MFDSRATAMELLDRPDCDPSLAAASYRFMELVNYSFGGIRLVRRFLAAETAERHACAPLRILDIGSGSCDIPLAVIRWARSCGIPIHFTCLELAGHAIDIARGQLVRAGNPPVKLLQEDAFTHQPVEPYDYALTSMCFHHFSNAQILMLLHRLRGFVRSSMLINDLRRSRLASLAARLLLAATDAPEGVRHDALLSIRRGFKIDELRTLLRQLDDVSVSVEPAHWFRIAAIVRFKQGEKS
- a CDS encoding type III polyketide synthase → MKTIILRGLGTATPPFYATQEDAYEYFFTHFSLKPAERDLYRRILLDGKIKGRYLGMDAKADVLETDPDRLLARFLKFGRSTAVAAARRALAEAGVGPAEISGLVFNTCTGYLCPGLCSYIAEDLGLKTTIRFLDLMGMGCGAAIPNLEAAAGMLIRSGEGPVLSLAVEICSATIFPGHEPELVVSNSIFGDGAAAVVLDLSRENSQDGLAKMVDFAAGLFPRYREDLHYRTAGGRLRNHLSRRVPVIGARTVTEVASGLLDRHGLTRNDIAWWAVHPGGTAVLAQVAKTLGLADDVLRFSYRIFKNYGNMSSPSVLFVLREILDSGRPQPGQKGMLLAFGAGFSAFAALIEFASG
- a CDS encoding 2-oxoacid:acceptor oxidoreductase subunit alpha codes for the protein MMEDLNVVIAGAAGEGVQTVGEVLGETIAGHGYAVFAWQEFESRIRGGQNSYCIRISEKPANAPAMRADILLALNDDAAVKYGPLIQPDGILIAEKKIRDRMISIPFSDIARKELGNKIYVNTLAIGALAAAIGMNPGILHAVLARKFAKKGDPVVAANRVAAEKGYLLAREGCQGICPWQLPERDTRYLLVSGTEALAMAAALAGCRFMAAYPMSPATDTITFLAENEKEFEVFTEQAEDEISAVNMAIGASFAGARAMTATSGGGFALMVEAVSLAGMIETPLVIVLGQRPGPATGLPTRTAQGDLLFAVHAGHGEFSKAVLAPADAKDIFRQTVRAFNLADRYQIPVIVLTDQFLLDSLFSVADIRLEQYAPEFHLADPSVIDDYHRYRVTQTGISPRLYPGQSLHLVTADSDEHDSRGHITEDLAGTVPEMVEKRLAKHRALKAAIQPPEEVDVEGAERILVGWGSSRPALLEALERLNKNGIRTGLIHFREIWPLPAYRFPEGKAYWTVENNATGQLATLLRSEYGITFAGQVHRYDGLPLTGLYIQEVLQW
- a CDS encoding thiamine pyrophosphate-dependent enzyme, with translation MVKIDDYKNDVPSQWCPGCPNFGILNALKTALAALGKQPHECCLVSGIGQAAKLPHYLKCNFFNGLHGRALPAALGIHVANPRLTTIVVTGEGDCYGEGGNHFLHALRRNPDITVVVHNNGFYALTKGQASPTTRLGEKRSLQISGVEIAPLNMPAIAIVHDCTLVARGFAGDGDHLKSLLMEAVSHPGLSVVEVIQPCITWGTHPLSWYRERVYILGDDYDPTDRKTALEKTMETGERIPTGILFRAAPRKPFADRFRKEITDRPFAELTPVSPEKMAGFLSDLRKGYMPEDDSHPPRIGT